The following proteins come from a genomic window of Candidatus Thiodiazotropha sp. CDECU1:
- a CDS encoding ATP-grasp domain-containing protein has product MLNSPLPPSLAEEGDIMLKALVSDLSEIDGIEVHSTRDARLLKPDLPIEFHMLHDLEDFPLAWQECIESADAVWPIAPEFSNVLKHISETIISHGKLLLNSPPQAIQTTSSKIMTSSCLMDMGIPVVPTYRFDEVVPDHSGSWVLKPDDGVGCHGIRICRDMDDLSRQCESLPAGSEYVIQPFVHGTPTSLNILACKGEAFILSVNHQRIAVTDNRFVLLGCVVNGHMKQRARYHRLGRKVVAALPELWGIIGVDVIETEKELKVLEVNPRITTSYVGLRESTGVNPAGMVLDLLSNKLPLPDQILNASVVDVNLEYAGAA; this is encoded by the coding sequence ATGCTGAATAGCCCCTTGCCGCCATCTCTTGCAGAAGAGGGAGATATCATGCTCAAGGCATTGGTTTCCGATCTGTCAGAAATCGACGGTATCGAAGTCCACTCAACCCGTGATGCCCGCTTGCTTAAGCCAGACCTGCCGATTGAGTTCCACATGCTGCACGATCTCGAAGATTTTCCCCTGGCATGGCAGGAGTGTATTGAATCCGCCGATGCAGTATGGCCCATCGCACCGGAATTCTCAAATGTACTGAAACACATCAGCGAGACGATTATCAGTCATGGAAAACTTCTGTTAAACAGTCCGCCACAGGCCATCCAGACCACGTCGAGTAAGATTATGACCTCTAGCTGCCTGATGGATATGGGTATCCCCGTGGTACCGACCTACAGGTTTGATGAGGTTGTGCCCGATCACTCAGGCAGTTGGGTATTGAAACCGGATGACGGAGTTGGCTGCCACGGTATCAGGATATGCCGGGACATGGATGACCTTTCTCGGCAATGCGAGTCTTTGCCTGCGGGTAGCGAGTATGTGATTCAACCCTTCGTTCACGGCACACCAACCAGTCTCAATATATTGGCTTGTAAAGGCGAAGCCTTTATATTGAGTGTTAATCACCAGCGCATTGCAGTCACCGACAACAGATTCGTGTTGCTGGGTTGTGTAGTGAACGGTCATATGAAACAGCGGGCTCGTTACCACCGACTCGGTCGCAAAGTAGTCGCCGCACTACCCGAGCTGTGGGGTATCATTGGCGTGGATGTCATCGAAACGGAGAAAGAATTGAAGGTGTTGGAGGTCAATCCAAGGATCACTACCTCCTATGTGGGGCTAAGAGAGTCTACCGGGGTCAACCCGGCTGGCATGGTGTTGGATCTATTGAGCAATAAACTTCCGTTGCCGGACCAGATTCTGAATGCATCAGTTGTCGATGTTAACCTGGAGTATGCCGGTGCAGCATGA
- the fae gene encoding formaldehyde-activating enzyme, with protein sequence MPVINRTMVGESLVGDGNEVAHIDLLIGPRGSAAETAFANGLVNNKDGFTALLAVVAPNLACKPSTMMFNKVTIKGAKQAVQMFGPAQRGVAMAVADCVEDGTIPADEADDVFVCVGVFIHWEAEDDTKIQDYNYQATKESIKRAVAGEPKASAVVAQKGSASHPFAAHD encoded by the coding sequence ATGCCAGTTATCAATAGAACGATGGTCGGAGAATCGCTGGTCGGAGACGGCAACGAAGTTGCACATATCGATCTCCTGATCGGTCCAAGAGGTTCCGCTGCTGAAACAGCTTTCGCTAACGGCCTGGTCAACAATAAGGACGGGTTTACCGCGTTGCTTGCTGTTGTTGCGCCGAATCTGGCCTGCAAACCCAGCACCATGATGTTCAATAAAGTGACCATCAAAGGCGCCAAGCAGGCGGTACAGATGTTTGGTCCGGCTCAGCGTGGTGTCGCCATGGCGGTTGCCGACTGTGTCGAAGACGGCACCATCCCTGCCGATGAGGCCGACGATGTATTCGTTTGTGTCGGTGTATTCATCCACTGGGAAGCCGAAGACGACACCAAGATCCAGGACTACAACTACCAGGCGACCAAGGAGTCGATCAAACGTGCAGTTGCCGGCGAACCAAAGGCCAGCGCGGTTGTTGCACAGAAGGGTTCGGCATCGCATCCCTTTGCCGCACACGACTAA
- a CDS encoding triphosphoribosyl-dephospho-CoA synthase: MTGLPLIQSDLRSQISTAYRQACLSELDALKPGNVHRFSDGHGMTLEDFITSANVSAAPLTEPGLGLGERIYTAVAATHEAVGCNTNLGILMLCAPVIQAIFYPGQQAATLRENINAVLLQVDAKELDWLFRAIRLAAPGGLGQSDKHDVTQAPSADLLEVMEHAAERDQIARQYATGFTDLFEFALPKLRSYEARWQSKEWAITGLYLSLLAHFPDTHIQRKSGLYKAVAISLHAAGLLKGLSQVETPEHYQLRLLQADNEFKREGINPGTSADLTVATLFISHLETMLPAFEKNTGFTRVRDSRPEEVGIRS, encoded by the coding sequence ATGACTGGATTACCATTAATCCAGAGTGATCTCAGAAGTCAGATATCCACCGCTTATCGTCAGGCATGCCTGAGTGAATTGGATGCACTCAAACCGGGGAATGTGCATCGTTTTTCAGATGGTCATGGCATGACATTGGAGGATTTCATTACCAGTGCCAACGTCAGTGCGGCGCCTCTTACCGAACCTGGATTGGGACTGGGTGAACGGATCTACACAGCCGTGGCGGCCACTCACGAGGCTGTAGGCTGCAATACCAATTTAGGTATTCTGATGCTCTGCGCCCCTGTGATCCAGGCTATTTTCTACCCGGGACAACAAGCCGCCACTCTGCGCGAAAATATCAACGCTGTCTTGTTACAGGTTGATGCAAAAGAGCTGGACTGGCTGTTTCGTGCAATTCGGCTGGCTGCCCCAGGTGGGCTTGGCCAATCCGATAAACATGATGTCACCCAGGCTCCCAGCGCTGATTTGCTCGAAGTGATGGAGCATGCGGCTGAACGAGATCAGATCGCCCGCCAATACGCTACGGGTTTTACAGACCTTTTCGAATTTGCGCTACCGAAACTACGCAGTTACGAAGCGCGTTGGCAAAGCAAGGAATGGGCGATAACAGGTCTCTATCTCAGTCTGCTGGCACACTTTCCCGACACCCATATACAGCGCAAGAGTGGTCTCTACAAGGCAGTCGCAATCAGTCTGCATGCAGCTGGGTTGCTTAAAGGATTGTCGCAAGTCGAGACACCGGAACATTATCAATTACGTCTGCTACAGGCTGACAACGAATTCAAACGTGAAGGCATCAATCCAGGTACATCGGCGGACTTGACGGTCGCCACTCTATTCATCTCGCACCTGGAAACGATGCTTCCTGCGTTTGAGAAAAATACGGGATTTACCCGTGTCCGCGATTCCCGCCCGGAAGAGGTGGGGATACGAAGTTAA
- a CDS encoding DUF6647 family protein, whose protein sequence is MELCAVLLSWVFTLSDYNRVDNQCPEMEMVSHSWLQERACNGRSCKVLGWYPGEGDVVYLDDRMDLENNIFHTSVALHELVHWLQGKRGAVLENCEQSIAAEREAYSIQSQFLVEYGTYYPVGRVIPMLRCDESDSS, encoded by the coding sequence ATGGAATTATGCGCTGTTTTGCTTTCTTGGGTGTTCACCCTTTCTGACTACAATCGGGTCGACAATCAATGTCCTGAAATGGAGATGGTGAGCCATAGTTGGTTGCAGGAACGTGCCTGTAACGGACGCTCCTGCAAGGTGCTGGGCTGGTATCCCGGAGAAGGGGATGTGGTCTATCTCGATGACCGCATGGATTTGGAGAACAATATCTTCCATACATCGGTTGCCCTGCATGAACTGGTACATTGGCTTCAGGGCAAACGAGGCGCGGTGCTGGAAAATTGCGAACAAAGCATCGCCGCGGAGCGAGAAGCCTACAGTATACAGAGTCAGTTTCTGGTCGAATACGGCACCTACTATCCAGTAGGACGGGTTATACCAATGCTGCGATGCGATGAGTCTGACTCGTCATAG
- a CDS encoding amino acid kinase family protein, whose protein sequence is MWVVKLGGSLFTSDHLTKWLTLLAQTQALVIVPGGGPFADQVRQAQQQLQFDESTAHRMALLAMEQFGRMLCGLQPGLTATANPLQMEDALKRGETPVWMPTAMTMAAADVEHSWDLTSDSLAVWLCNQLGAQNLILVKSLSLDCESLSLDELTARNIVDNRFGSYLRSSAIQALVMADCEHAHFTQVYAGNSAVATRIVIGPED, encoded by the coding sequence ATGTGGGTAGTCAAGCTGGGTGGCAGTCTATTTACCTCGGATCATCTGACAAAATGGCTGACTCTACTGGCGCAGACGCAAGCGCTGGTCATTGTCCCTGGCGGTGGACCTTTCGCCGACCAGGTGCGACAGGCGCAACAACAACTTCAGTTCGACGAATCCACCGCCCATAGGATGGCGCTACTTGCCATGGAACAGTTCGGTCGGATGTTGTGTGGACTGCAGCCCGGACTGACTGCCACTGCCAATCCTTTGCAGATGGAAGATGCACTCAAGCGGGGTGAGACACCGGTATGGATGCCCACCGCCATGACCATGGCCGCTGCCGACGTGGAACACAGTTGGGATCTGACATCCGATTCCCTGGCGGTGTGGCTCTGCAACCAGCTTGGCGCGCAAAACCTGATTTTGGTGAAATCCCTATCCCTTGATTGTGAAAGCCTGTCCCTGGATGAGTTGACGGCCCGTAACATTGTGGATAATCGATTCGGCAGTTATCTGAGGTCGAGTGCTATCCAGGCGCTAGTGATGGCAGACTGTGAGCATGCCCATTTTACCCAGGTATATGCTGGCAACTCGGCGGTTGCTACCAGGATAGTGATTGGCCCTGAGGATTAA
- the mch gene encoding methenyltetrahydromethanopterin cyclohydrolase, with protein MSRPSINALTAPLVHSLVEDAGILRLGVERLDNGCLLVDAGINAPGSLEAGRRIAEICLGGLGSVSLSGNGPVAGWPLSVHVHTTDPVLACLGSQYAGWSLSHKEEGKKGFNALGSGPGRALSVKEPLFKELDYRDQADQACLVLEVDRFPPLPLCEKIARDCAVDLDALTLILTPTSSLAGTVQIVARVLEVAMHKAHELGFDLHAIRDGMGSAPLPPPAPDFLNAMGRTNDAILFAGLVQLFVSGEDAAAEKLATDLPSSASRDYGRPFGEVFKAYEYDFFKIDPMLFSPARVMVSALDSGNSFAAGALDTSLMATSFGIEP; from the coding sequence ATGAGTCGTCCGAGCATCAATGCACTGACGGCGCCGTTGGTGCATTCGCTGGTTGAAGATGCCGGGATTCTGCGTCTCGGTGTCGAGCGTCTCGATAACGGTTGCCTACTGGTGGATGCGGGGATCAATGCCCCGGGTTCTCTGGAGGCCGGACGGCGTATTGCGGAGATCTGTCTCGGTGGACTTGGCAGCGTCAGCCTCAGCGGTAACGGACCGGTGGCTGGCTGGCCACTGTCGGTGCACGTACATACCACCGATCCTGTACTTGCCTGTTTGGGCAGCCAATATGCCGGCTGGAGTCTGTCCCACAAGGAGGAGGGTAAAAAAGGCTTCAATGCCCTGGGCTCAGGGCCGGGCAGGGCTCTCTCGGTCAAAGAGCCCCTGTTCAAAGAGCTGGACTATCGGGACCAAGCGGACCAGGCCTGCCTGGTGCTGGAGGTGGACCGGTTTCCCCCTCTGCCCCTATGCGAGAAGATCGCGCGGGATTGCGCTGTCGACCTTGATGCGTTGACGCTGATCCTGACCCCTACCAGCAGTCTTGCCGGCACGGTACAGATCGTTGCGCGGGTACTTGAGGTGGCCATGCACAAGGCCCATGAACTGGGATTCGATCTGCATGCCATACGGGATGGCATGGGCAGTGCCCCATTGCCGCCGCCGGCCCCGGATTTTCTCAACGCCATGGGACGCACCAACGACGCCATTCTCTTTGCCGGCCTGGTACAACTCTTCGTCAGCGGGGAGGATGCGGCCGCAGAGAAACTTGCCACGGATCTTCCGAGCAGTGCTTCCCGGGACTATGGCCGTCCCTTCGGTGAGGTTTTCAAGGCCTACGAATACGATTTCTTCAAGATCGATCCCATGCTGTTCAGTCCGGCACGGGTCATGGTCAGTGCACTCGACAGCGGTAACAGCTTTGCAGCGGGGGCACTGGACACAAGCTTGATGGCAACCTCCTTCGGTATCGAACCATGA
- a CDS encoding HisA/HisF-related TIM barrel protein: MKLIPVIDLMQARVVIANKGKRDAYAPSDTPLCHSSKPQEVLSSLLDLYPFDTLYIADLDAICGSGSNLELIYTLHLDHPDINLWVDNGLTDLGRLCSFARPVIGTESIVSCEELAHLIASLPSPILSLDYHDEDFKGPADLEQHIEYWPKDVIVMSLSRVGTSSGPDMARLQQLLKLQPRLRLYAAGGVRNPHDLEQLRSIGTTGALLSTALHQGVIDHKDIDHIIDA; this comes from the coding sequence ATGAAACTGATACCCGTCATAGACTTGATGCAGGCCCGTGTCGTTATCGCGAACAAGGGTAAACGAGATGCTTACGCCCCATCCGATACTCCCTTGTGCCACTCCAGCAAACCACAGGAGGTATTGTCGTCACTGTTAGATCTCTACCCATTCGATACCCTCTATATTGCTGACCTCGATGCCATCTGCGGAAGCGGCTCGAATCTCGAATTGATTTACACGCTCCACCTCGATCATCCCGATATAAATCTATGGGTGGACAACGGCCTGACCGACCTGGGTCGGTTGTGCAGCTTTGCCCGCCCCGTGATAGGCACTGAATCCATTGTCAGTTGCGAAGAACTTGCTCATCTAATTGCCTCGCTGCCCTCTCCCATACTGTCACTTGACTATCATGACGAAGACTTCAAGGGCCCCGCTGATCTCGAGCAGCATATTGAATACTGGCCCAAAGATGTAATCGTCATGTCACTGTCCCGGGTCGGTACTTCCAGCGGCCCAGACATGGCTCGCTTACAACAACTGCTTAAGCTGCAACCGAGACTCCGTCTCTATGCCGCCGGTGGCGTTCGGAACCCACATGATCTGGAGCAACTTCGCTCTATCGGCACCACAGGTGCCCTGTTGTCCACTGCCCTGCATCAGGGTGTGATTGATCACAAGGACATAGATCACATCATCGATGCATAG
- a CDS encoding ATP-grasp domain-containing protein, producing MSRRIAILTDDPGWHGARLREAFELHGCSCEFVSLQECGFDISGAGGGLTIPGFKTLPDGVFVRGVPGGSLEQVVLYLDILHALKHLGICVYNDGHAIERSVDKGMTSFLLHTAGIPTPPTWVVSQEHELASIMKRVFKAGNELVLKPLFGSQGNGLARIRNGDQLPEREIYNGVYYLQQFIHTGNEDAHDWRVFVINGEAVAAMLRRGKGWISNVAQGAQCHPAVLDQELRELAEAAANTLDMRYAGVDILRDHKGQPYVIEVNSIPAWKGLQQVCQIDVTGLLVDDFLTSCRGNTLTEVI from the coding sequence ATGAGCAGACGCATCGCCATCCTTACCGATGATCCCGGCTGGCATGGCGCACGTCTGCGCGAGGCATTTGAGCTGCATGGCTGCAGCTGCGAGTTTGTCTCTCTGCAAGAGTGCGGATTCGATATCAGTGGTGCAGGTGGAGGCTTGACGATACCGGGTTTCAAAACCCTACCGGACGGTGTGTTCGTGCGTGGTGTTCCCGGTGGTTCCCTGGAACAGGTCGTACTCTATCTGGATATTCTGCATGCACTAAAGCATCTCGGTATCTGTGTCTATAACGACGGCCATGCCATCGAGCGCAGCGTTGACAAAGGAATGACCAGTTTTTTACTCCACACGGCTGGAATTCCAACCCCTCCCACATGGGTGGTTAGTCAGGAACACGAACTGGCGAGCATCATGAAGCGGGTGTTCAAGGCTGGTAATGAATTGGTCTTAAAGCCCCTGTTCGGTTCCCAGGGCAACGGTTTGGCGCGCATCCGCAATGGCGACCAACTACCAGAGCGGGAAATATATAACGGCGTCTATTATCTGCAGCAGTTCATACATACCGGTAATGAAGATGCCCATGATTGGCGGGTTTTTGTCATCAACGGAGAGGCGGTCGCGGCAATGTTGCGCAGAGGGAAGGGCTGGATCAGTAATGTGGCGCAAGGCGCTCAGTGCCACCCGGCGGTGCTCGATCAGGAGTTGAGAGAACTGGCAGAAGCCGCTGCGAACACCTTGGATATGAGGTACGCAGGTGTCGACATCTTGCGTGACCATAAGGGCCAACCCTATGTCATTGAGGTCAACAGCATCCCCGCATGGAAAGGGTTGCAGCAGGTCTGCCAGATCGATGTCACAGGTTTGTTGGTGGATGACTTTCTCACTAGCTGCCGCGGCAACACACTTACGGAGGTGATCTGA
- the pabB gene encoding aminodeoxychorismate synthase component I, translating into MRPVSLDFPYHEDSSELFEALAHLPWAAFLDSGNPHIQQGRYDILSADPINILTTRGEQTEIHSSGGRKRISQEDPFQLLRQALGPVVEGIHDIPFCGGAIGYFGYDLGRRIERLPSLAEDMEHLPEMAVGIYDWALVVDHQEQRCCLVGQNPARLERYRRLLQRVTERSSQKSAAAPYRVLGEVCSNMTRDEYHGSIARIKRYILDGDCYQVNFAQRFSVVAEGDPWQAYKGLRQLNAAPFAAYLNMPHCQVLSTSPERFLELRNGRVETKPIKGTAPRGGDPIEDMMLAEMLKNSPKDQAENLMIVDLLRNDLGKVCATGSVEVPELFKLESYARVHHLVSKVCGRLAEGQDALSLLRACFPGGSITGAPKLRSMEIIEELEPQRRGIYCGSIGYIGLNGDMDCNIAIRTMIHSEGITRLWAGGGIVADSDPEAEYRETYHKAAALLDLLQRMEQMNSERCG; encoded by the coding sequence ATGAGACCCGTTAGCCTCGATTTTCCCTACCATGAGGATAGCAGTGAGCTGTTCGAGGCCCTGGCGCACCTACCGTGGGCGGCCTTTCTCGACAGTGGCAACCCACATATTCAGCAGGGACGCTATGACATCCTCTCGGCAGATCCCATAAACATACTCACTACCCGGGGAGAGCAGACCGAGATACACAGCAGTGGCGGCCGTAAGCGCATCTCTCAGGAAGATCCGTTTCAACTGCTACGGCAAGCCCTTGGACCGGTAGTCGAGGGTATTCACGACATTCCTTTCTGCGGCGGTGCAATCGGCTATTTTGGCTATGATCTGGGGCGGCGAATTGAGCGACTGCCAAGCCTTGCCGAGGATATGGAGCATCTGCCAGAGATGGCGGTGGGTATCTATGACTGGGCGCTGGTGGTGGATCACCAGGAACAGCGCTGTTGCCTGGTTGGTCAGAATCCGGCCCGTCTGGAAAGATACCGCAGGCTATTGCAAAGGGTGACGGAGCGTTCGTCTCAGAAATCGGCAGCAGCGCCCTATCGTGTGCTGGGTGAGGTGTGTTCGAACATGACCCGGGACGAGTATCACGGGTCCATCGCAAGAATCAAGCGCTATATCCTGGACGGGGACTGTTACCAGGTCAATTTCGCACAACGCTTCTCGGTGGTTGCCGAGGGCGATCCCTGGCAGGCCTACAAGGGATTGCGCCAGCTCAATGCGGCCCCTTTCGCTGCCTATTTGAACATGCCCCATTGCCAGGTATTGAGCACATCGCCCGAACGCTTCCTTGAACTTCGCAATGGTCGCGTGGAGACCAAGCCAATCAAGGGAACCGCGCCCAGAGGAGGGGATCCGATTGAGGATATGATGCTCGCGGAGATGTTGAAAAACAGCCCCAAGGATCAGGCGGAGAATCTCATGATCGTCGATCTGTTGCGCAACGACCTGGGCAAGGTCTGCGCCACCGGCAGTGTGGAGGTGCCGGAGCTGTTCAAGCTGGAGAGCTATGCCCGGGTGCATCATCTGGTGAGCAAGGTTTGCGGCAGATTGGCTGAGGGTCAGGACGCACTCTCCCTGTTACGCGCCTGCTTTCCAGGTGGCTCGATCACCGGGGCACCGAAATTGCGCTCAATGGAGATCATCGAGGAGTTGGAGCCCCAGCGGCGGGGTATCTACTGCGGCTCTATCGGCTACATCGGTTTGAATGGCGATATGGATTGCAATATTGCGATTCGGACCATGATCCATTCCGAGGGCATCACCCGTCTATGGGCGGGTGGCGGTATCGTCGCCGATTCCGATCCCGAGGCCGAGTATCGGGAGACCTATCACAAGGCTGCCGCCCTGTTGGATCTGCTACAACGAATGGAGCAGATGAACAGCGAACGATGTGGGTAG
- a CDS encoding 6-pyruvoyl trahydropterin synthase family protein, translated as MQNHAQTFAVDVHPGELHFNSAHFITFDSSCENLHGHNFHVRIQAHGDNNDDAFVIDFVQLNRLAAEVCLSLHDKILLPGTSTEVTIEEGDGQIEVASYDKRFSLPAVNCLILPVANTTAEMLAWHIMESLLPKLEASSALTHVETLEVAVEEADNQWGICRRRIKSGRV; from the coding sequence TTGCAAAATCATGCTCAAACATTTGCGGTCGATGTCCACCCGGGGGAGTTACATTTCAACTCCGCCCATTTCATCACCTTCGACAGCAGCTGTGAAAATCTTCACGGACACAACTTTCATGTCCGCATCCAGGCCCATGGGGATAATAACGATGATGCGTTTGTCATCGATTTCGTCCAGCTCAACCGACTCGCCGCCGAGGTGTGTTTAAGTCTGCATGACAAGATTTTACTCCCAGGCACCAGTACTGAGGTCACGATCGAGGAGGGTGATGGCCAGATAGAGGTCGCCAGTTATGACAAGAGATTCTCTCTGCCGGCGGTCAATTGCCTCATTTTGCCTGTCGCCAATACCACAGCTGAAATGCTGGCCTGGCATATTATGGAATCCCTGCTGCCGAAGCTCGAAGCATCTTCTGCGTTGACCCATGTAGAGACCCTGGAAGTGGCTGTGGAGGAGGCAGATAATCAGTGGGGTATCTGCCGGCGCAGGATTAAATCCGGGCGGGTATGA
- a CDS encoding hydantoinase/oxoprolinase family protein, with translation MQHDAVLGWDLGGAHTKAALIGNSGCVESVQQIACPLWQGLEHLDSGIQSVVEKIGRDSGLMHAVTMTGELVDLFPDRNSGVKALIDTMDQRFSDSKLRIYAGSAGFLKPETAIKQAQQVASANWLATASWVANRLPEGLLLDVGSTTTDLIPFADKQVLTCDYSDHQRLVSQALIYTGVARTPLMAITDKVPFAGEWVYLMAEHFATSADIYRLNGDLPEAADLLPSADNGEKSVAGSARRLARMLGLDADATDMDGWRKVSQYMAEQQLRSLADACERILSRPGLSATAPLVGAGVGRFLVERICRRLKRPYIGFEELFSCAQRIESKVAECAPAVAVASLAKDGAA, from the coding sequence GTGCAGCATGACGCAGTCCTGGGTTGGGATCTGGGGGGTGCCCACACCAAGGCGGCATTGATTGGCAACAGTGGCTGTGTGGAATCCGTACAACAGATCGCCTGTCCATTATGGCAGGGACTCGAACATCTTGATTCGGGCATTCAATCGGTAGTGGAGAAAATCGGTAGGGATAGCGGTCTCATGCATGCTGTTACCATGACTGGTGAACTGGTGGATCTGTTTCCGGATCGTAATAGCGGTGTTAAGGCGTTGATCGATACCATGGATCAGCGTTTTTCAGATTCGAAGCTGAGGATCTATGCCGGATCGGCTGGATTTCTGAAACCTGAGACTGCAATCAAGCAGGCTCAACAGGTGGCTTCAGCCAATTGGCTTGCCACTGCATCCTGGGTCGCCAACCGCTTGCCGGAAGGTTTGTTGCTCGATGTGGGGAGCACCACCACCGACCTGATACCATTCGCTGACAAGCAGGTGCTGACATGCGATTATAGCGATCATCAACGGCTGGTCAGTCAGGCCCTGATCTATACGGGTGTGGCTCGAACACCTTTGATGGCGATTACTGACAAGGTCCCATTTGCAGGAGAGTGGGTTTATTTAATGGCTGAGCATTTTGCAACCAGTGCGGATATCTATCGATTGAACGGTGATCTGCCCGAAGCCGCCGATCTGCTACCCAGTGCCGACAATGGTGAAAAGAGTGTTGCCGGCAGTGCCAGGAGATTGGCGCGCATGCTCGGTTTGGATGCCGATGCGACAGATATGGATGGGTGGCGCAAGGTATCCCAGTATATGGCAGAACAACAACTGCGGTCCCTGGCGGATGCCTGTGAACGGATTCTTTCAAGGCCTGGTCTGTCAGCCACGGCACCCCTGGTGGGTGCTGGTGTGGGACGATTCCTGGTGGAGCGCATCTGCCGCCGACTGAAGCGGCCCTATATCGGTTTCGAAGAGCTATTCAGCTGTGCCCAACGGATCGAGTCAAAGGTGGCCGAGTGTGCCCCGGCTGTAGCCGTTGCCAGCCTGGCCAAGGATGGCGCCGCATGA
- a CDS encoding 6-pyruvoyl trahydropterin synthase family protein: protein MQCLECGSEVASLDNDHLLHCCSLTLQEYSIRHHLPLDLLVDRDQVNLPDTVDDYPQPKSYPSEQARAIFRGLKWGGLLQRDGAFTLLPGEIRRLDLLLWNLQWLSQYGFMFRQEYSYADASHRVVATNRLKIPTTYLAQSAEAHLSPVPPPDFLLSLAVLVAHIGELQAGYLFLQFPERAAGETVIAEASRRGVEFRELDAADHSEGLLLRTLTRSDTKHLLDLLRGELMAIPGALERFEQKTPEVTVAKELVFDAAHFITDHPAKCSNLHGGRYMLHVKVRDRVDPVTGCVVDYGYLKRVATKRVIDRFDHHNLNYASSELAWRSSTEMLCVFIWEQLIEYLPGLVELQLYETTQSWCNYSGPDLEAFQQSGSDSLLTHFVDSSLGESQLRDLIRVKPPTLEIIAKSKR from the coding sequence ATGCAATGTCTTGAATGTGGCAGTGAAGTTGCCAGTCTGGACAACGACCATTTACTTCACTGTTGTTCATTGACACTCCAGGAGTACTCCATCCGGCACCACCTGCCGCTGGATCTTCTGGTCGATCGTGATCAGGTGAATCTGCCTGATACCGTAGACGACTATCCACAACCCAAGTCCTATCCATCAGAACAGGCACGTGCCATATTCAGGGGTCTGAAGTGGGGAGGGCTGCTGCAAAGAGATGGCGCATTCACCCTTCTACCTGGGGAGATCAGACGGCTCGATCTATTGCTATGGAATCTACAATGGCTGAGTCAGTATGGATTCATGTTTCGACAGGAGTACAGCTATGCGGACGCCAGCCATCGGGTGGTGGCGACCAATCGTCTGAAGATACCCACAACTTACCTGGCACAGAGTGCTGAGGCGCATCTGTCTCCGGTTCCCCCTCCAGATTTTCTATTGAGTCTGGCTGTACTTGTGGCCCATATCGGCGAACTGCAGGCCGGCTATCTGTTTCTACAATTCCCGGAGCGGGCGGCTGGTGAAACGGTGATAGCCGAGGCTTCCCGTCGTGGCGTTGAATTCAGAGAGCTCGATGCAGCAGACCACTCGGAAGGGCTTTTGCTGCGAACCTTGACCCGTTCCGATACCAAACATCTATTAGACTTGCTCAGGGGAGAGCTGATGGCGATTCCCGGTGCATTGGAGCGGTTCGAGCAGAAAACCCCGGAGGTGACGGTGGCGAAAGAGCTGGTATTCGATGCCGCACACTTCATCACCGATCATCCAGCCAAGTGTTCCAACCTGCATGGTGGCAGATATATGCTGCATGTGAAGGTCAGGGATCGTGTCGATCCGGTCACCGGCTGTGTGGTGGATTACGGCTATCTGAAGCGGGTCGCGACCAAGCGTGTGATTGACAGGTTCGACCATCATAACCTGAACTATGCCAGCTCCGAGTTGGCCTGGCGGTCGAGCACCGAGATGTTGTGTGTATTCATCTGGGAGCAGTTAATTGAATATCTTCCAGGGCTGGTTGAATTGCAGTTGTACGAAACCACCCAGTCCTGGTGTAACTACAGTGGTCCTGATCTGGAGGCATTCCAACAATCGGGCAGCGACAGCCTGTTGACCCACTTTGTTGACAGTAGCTTGGGCGAGTCACAGTTGCGTGACCTGATCAGAGTTAAGCCACCCACCTTGGAAATTATCGCAAAATCGAAGCGATAG